A genomic region of Plasmodium cynomolgi strain B DNA, chromosome 5, whole genome shotgun sequence contains the following coding sequences:
- a CDS encoding hypothetical protein (putative) — MIIQKIAILFFFVLRCYLSTNIESKNIIILNDEIKTIKSPIHCINEIYFLFQDELYKTCIQHVIRGRTEIHVLIQKQINSTWETQAKLFEDKLWFHVPSVFNFVLDDEIIIVICRYKSVNKKEGATCERWKSVTGTTYKKESLQIGETFANKNIDSYASVPLKISKKKFLLICGIHSYEYQDSNKDNFISCIASEDKGATWRTQIHINYEQFKKGIPYFYLRPLIFDDEFGFYFFSRISTINTGRGGNYMTCTPEATNEYKFICKDVNNLIKENKSLQNITKLSGYYITSYVKKDNFNECYLYYTEHNAIVVKPKVQNYDLNGCYGGSFVKLDEEDALFIYSTGHGVQNIHTLHYTRYD, encoded by the exons ATGATaatccaaaaaattgcaattttatttttcttcgtccTAAGGTGCTACCTAAGCACCAACAtagaaagcaaaaatataatcatccTGAACgatgaaataaaaaccaTAAAAAGTCCCATACACTGCATCAACGAGATTTATTTCCTCTTCCAAGACGAACTGTACAAAACCTGCATACAGCATGTTATTAGGGGAAGGACAGAGATCCATGTCCTCATAcagaaacaaataaacagTACATGGGAAACTCAAGCAAAGCTATTCGAAGATAAACTCTGGTTCCATGTTCCAtccgtttttaatttcgtacTTGACGATGAAATTATTATTGTAATTTGCAGATATAAAAgtgtgaacaaaaaggaaggagccACCTGTGAACGTTGGAAGAGCGTCACAGGGACCACGTACAAAAAGGAGTCTCTTCAAATAGGTGAAACCTTTGCCAACAAAAACATAGACTCATACGCATCAGTTCCtctaaaaatttcaaaaaaaaaatttttgctcatttgcgGAATACATTCCTACGAGTACCAAGATTCCAACAAGGATAATTTCATTTCTTGTATTGCCAGTGAAGACAAGGGAGCAACCTGGCG CACCCAAATCCACATAAACTACGAacagtttaaaaaaggaatcccCTACTTCTACCTGCGGCCCCTCATTTTTGACGACGAGTTTGGCTTTTACTTCTTCTCCCGAATAAGCACCATCAACACGGGTCGAGGAGGTAACTATATGACGTGCACTCCAGAAGCAACGAACGAATATAAGTTCATATGCAAAGACGTCAATAATCTCATTAAAGAGAACAAATCCCTTCAAAATATCACTAAGCTAAGCGGATACTACATAACCAGCTACGTCAAAAAGGACAACTTCAATGAGTGCTACCTATACTACACAGAACATAACGCCATCGTTGTCAAACCAAAAGTACAAAACTATGACCTTAACGGTTGCTACGGAGGCTCCTTTGTAAAATtggatgaggaggatgcGCTCTTCATTTATTCCACTGGCCACGGCGTTCAGAACATACACACGCTGCACTATACAAGGTATGACTGA